A single window of Chitinophaga sp. XS-30 DNA harbors:
- a CDS encoding DinB family protein: MSQLTLPFSLDKRLRVQHLALEEIIGAVPEEQLHLDLRPGKWTAFENAAHLAAFHHVYKKRIERMMKEDAPVFEPYIWEEDKRFAEFKDMRKDILLEQYVQDRQDLIALVDTLSGTDLQRTGIHGVYGQFSIAHWLEMFVLHEARHLYIIFQLAHTKHKQPLL, encoded by the coding sequence ATGAGCCAGTTGACCTTACCCTTCTCCCTCGATAAACGCCTGCGCGTCCAGCATCTCGCCCTGGAAGAGATCATCGGCGCCGTTCCGGAAGAACAGCTGCATCTGGACCTGCGCCCGGGTAAATGGACGGCTTTCGAGAATGCCGCGCACCTCGCCGCTTTCCATCATGTTTACAAAAAACGCATAGAAAGAATGATGAAAGAAGATGCGCCTGTATTTGAGCCGTATATCTGGGAGGAAGATAAACGTTTTGCGGAGTTCAAGGATATGCGGAAAGATATCCTGCTTGAACAATACGTACAGGATCGCCAGGACCTGATCGCCCTGGTGGATACGCTTTCCGGAACGGATCTGCAACGTACCGGCATACATGGCGTGTACGGACAGTTCAGCATTGCGCACTGGCTGGAAATGTTCGTGTTGCATGAAGCCCGCCATCTGTACATCATCTTTCAACTGGCACATACAAAGCATAAGCAACCATTATTATGA
- a CDS encoding methylated-DNA--[protein]-cysteine S-methyltransferase, with product MTTEAAEQLIYTQSPVGMIAIYGTAEYIRAVSFIDDEKAPSTPEAAPLLHTCALQLQEYFDKKRTVFDFPIAQPGTPFQQTVWHHLTTIPYGETITYLALAKRIGNPKSIRAVGTTNGRNQLAVIVPCHRVIGSNGALTGYAGGLWRKQWLLDHEKGGLLF from the coding sequence ATGACTACCGAAGCAGCCGAGCAACTCATCTATACCCAATCCCCTGTGGGGATGATTGCGATATACGGTACCGCGGAATACATCAGGGCCGTGTCTTTTATCGATGATGAAAAAGCGCCGTCAACACCGGAGGCCGCGCCGCTGCTGCATACCTGCGCGTTGCAGTTGCAGGAGTATTTCGATAAGAAAAGAACAGTGTTCGACTTTCCCATCGCGCAACCCGGAACACCTTTCCAGCAAACGGTCTGGCACCACCTCACCACCATTCCCTATGGGGAGACCATCACTTATCTTGCCCTGGCCAAACGGATCGGCAATCCTAAAAGCATTCGTGCGGTGGGCACCACCAATGGCCGCAATCAACTGGCGGTGATCGTGCCCTGTCATCGTGTGATCGGCAGCAATGGCGCACTGACCGGCTATGCCGGTGGCTTGTGGCGTAAACAATGGCTGCTGGACCATGAAAAGGGCGGCCTTTTGTTCTGA
- a CDS encoding pyridoxal-dependent decarboxylase produces MNASFRHDLLQFSELLQQTADYAGDFLSHLHEEKVSKAMPSFPAAALPEKGMGAAAALEAFDNRFGDHLVANAGPRYFGFVTGGVTPAALAGDWLAATIDMNPADRSAVSYHIETETIALLRQLFGLPEDYLGCFVSGATMSNFTGLATARQWLGAQQGVDVAADGAAALKAVHILSATPHSSVYKALSMLGLGRNALTLLPTLPDREAADLQALKAWIAGHPDQPFIYIASAGTVNTVDFDDLQELAALKKEHTFWLHIDAAFGGFAAVSPRYRHLLNGWEAADSITIDAHKWLNVPYDAAMIYTRHPQLQLAVFQNPGAAYLGDPAANFNYIHYAPENSRRLRSLPAWFSLQAYGAEGYRDMVESNIRLARQLGERLVQSGHFRLLAPVRMCVVCFSLNQPADRLQEHIHLFLQQLVKRGLVYLTPTVYKGTPAIRAALVNWRTTDQDIDKVVHELETIATAISDLSAIIGNN; encoded by the coding sequence ATGAATGCTTCCTTTCGCCACGATCTTCTGCAATTTTCCGAACTGCTTCAGCAGACGGCTGATTATGCCGGTGACTTTCTCAGTCATCTTCACGAAGAGAAGGTGAGCAAGGCCATGCCTTCCTTTCCTGCTGCCGCATTACCGGAGAAGGGGATGGGCGCTGCGGCTGCGCTGGAAGCCTTTGATAACCGTTTCGGTGATCACCTGGTGGCGAATGCCGGCCCGCGTTACTTCGGTTTTGTGACAGGGGGCGTTACGCCCGCGGCTTTGGCCGGCGACTGGCTGGCTGCTACCATAGATATGAACCCGGCGGACAGATCGGCGGTATCTTACCATATTGAAACGGAAACCATTGCTTTATTGCGGCAGCTGTTCGGTTTGCCGGAAGACTACCTGGGTTGTTTTGTCAGTGGCGCTACCATGTCCAATTTCACGGGACTGGCCACCGCCAGGCAGTGGCTGGGAGCGCAGCAGGGGGTAGATGTGGCGGCAGACGGTGCAGCCGCGTTGAAAGCGGTACATATCCTTTCCGCCACGCCGCATTCCAGTGTGTATAAAGCCCTGTCCATGCTCGGCCTGGGACGTAATGCGCTCACACTGCTGCCCACGTTGCCGGACCGGGAAGCGGCAGACCTTCAGGCACTGAAAGCGTGGATTGCCGGGCATCCGGACCAGCCTTTCATTTATATTGCCAGTGCAGGTACAGTAAATACAGTAGATTTTGATGATCTGCAGGAACTGGCCGCACTGAAAAAAGAACACACATTCTGGTTGCACATCGATGCGGCATTCGGCGGTTTTGCAGCGGTAAGTCCGCGTTACCGGCATCTGCTCAACGGATGGGAAGCGGCGGACAGCATCACTATCGATGCGCATAAATGGCTGAACGTACCTTATGACGCCGCCATGATCTACACCCGTCATCCGCAGTTGCAGCTGGCCGTGTTCCAGAACCCGGGCGCCGCTTATCTCGGCGATCCCGCGGCAAACTTCAACTACATTCATTACGCCCCCGAGAACTCACGGCGGTTGCGCTCGCTTCCGGCCTGGTTCTCCCTGCAAGCCTACGGGGCGGAAGGCTACAGAGATATGGTCGAATCCAACATCCGGCTGGCCCGGCAATTGGGAGAACGGCTCGTACAGAGCGGGCACTTCCGGTTGCTGGCCCCGGTACGGATGTGCGTGGTCTGCTTTTCGCTGAACCAGCCGGCAGACCGGCTGCAGGAGCATATCCACCTGTTCCTGCAGCAGCTCGTCAAGCGGGGCCTTGTGTACCTGACACCTACCGTGTATAAAGGCACCCCCGCCATCAGGGCCGCACTGGTCAACTGGCGCACTACGGATCAGGATATCGACAAGGTCGTGCATGAACTGGAAACCATCGCCACAGCCATTTCAGACCTTTCCGCCATCATCGGCAACAATTGA
- a CDS encoding EamA family transporter: MKKQQTNAYLALIIVSIFWGTTYLAARIGVQHMHGMMLAGLRQTGAGVILTAFFLLKGYKIPKTPVLSRLFVIGVIMLCGSNGLMTWAMQYIPSGLGAIIAATVPIWITIFSFFLVQRTRISWQLVIGMLIGLAGIGGIFYNNLAHLMEPEYRFGIMLITLACVFWALGSVLTAKWALGINYLYGAGFQMLFSGLVMLVIAGLMGQHLTVASFTGELWGSLLYLIFIGSLLSYSAYVFALNNLPPSLVSIYAYINPIVAVILGWLILSETLNWIMGISCMVTLLGVYIVNNAFNKNKSYERNK; encoded by the coding sequence ATGAAAAAGCAACAGACGAACGCATACCTGGCATTGATCATTGTCAGCATTTTCTGGGGTACCACTTACCTTGCTGCGCGCATCGGGGTGCAGCACATGCATGGCATGATGCTGGCCGGTCTACGCCAGACAGGCGCAGGGGTCATCCTGACGGCTTTCTTCCTGCTGAAGGGTTACAAGATCCCGAAAACGCCGGTACTCTCCAGGCTCTTCGTGATCGGGGTGATCATGCTTTGCGGCAGCAACGGCCTGATGACCTGGGCCATGCAGTACATCCCCAGCGGTCTCGGCGCCATCATCGCTGCCACGGTACCGATATGGATCACCATTTTCAGTTTCTTCCTGGTACAGCGGACAAGGATCTCCTGGCAACTGGTTATCGGCATGCTGATCGGTTTGGCCGGCATCGGCGGGATCTTCTACAATAACCTGGCCCATCTGATGGAGCCGGAATACCGCTTCGGCATCATGCTCATTACCCTGGCCTGCGTGTTCTGGGCCCTGGGCTCGGTATTAACGGCCAAGTGGGCGCTCGGGATAAATTACCTGTACGGCGCGGGTTTCCAGATGCTGTTCAGCGGACTGGTGATGCTGGTGATAGCGGGACTGATGGGCCAGCACCTGACCGTGGCCAGCTTTACCGGTGAGTTATGGGGCAGTTTGCTTTATCTCATCTTCATCGGCTCCCTGCTGAGTTATTCCGCATACGTTTTTGCACTGAACAATTTACCGCCTTCGCTGGTTTCCATTTATGCCTACATCAATCCCATCGTGGCGGTGATCCTGGGCTGGCTGATCCTCAGTGAAACACTGAACTGGATAATGGGCATTTCCTGTATGGTTACGCTGTTGGGCGTATATATCGTTAACAATGCATTTAACAAGAACAAAAGTTATGAACGCAACAAATGA
- a CDS encoding GNAT family N-acetyltransferase, with the protein MNATNDIRVLSWHPSLQPHFERLNKHWISKYFKLEQVDINVLEHPQEQIIDHGGDIIFVAADGEIAGTVAYKKLDDQTVEMTKMGVDERFQGRKLGWLLGTAIQQRAAEAGFTKMVLYSNRVLTPAITMYCKLGFEEQQLEKGGYERCDIKMEISLTPPPLASLAGNLRETVAQAAERLLHFSDIEAGLKPAPHKWSRKEILGHLIDSATNNYARFVRGQQAEYQELPSYTQDFWVEARQYQREDWKTLVSLWKSLNEHIASIFPLIPEAALGNICVIGANAPVTLQYIAEDYLRHLQHHLGQIFPVRTSY; encoded by the coding sequence ATGAACGCAACAAATGATATCCGCGTATTAAGCTGGCATCCTTCCCTGCAGCCGCATTTCGAGCGGCTGAACAAACACTGGATCAGCAAGTATTTTAAACTTGAGCAGGTAGACATCAATGTGCTGGAGCATCCGCAGGAACAGATCATCGATCATGGCGGAGATATCATCTTTGTGGCCGCGGATGGCGAGATCGCGGGTACCGTGGCGTACAAGAAGCTGGACGATCAGACCGTGGAAATGACGAAGATGGGGGTGGATGAACGCTTTCAGGGCCGGAAGCTCGGCTGGCTGCTGGGCACCGCCATTCAGCAACGCGCGGCGGAAGCCGGTTTTACAAAGATGGTGCTGTACTCCAACCGGGTACTGACACCCGCCATCACGATGTACTGCAAACTCGGCTTTGAAGAACAGCAACTCGAAAAGGGCGGTTATGAACGATGTGATATCAAGATGGAGATCAGCCTGACACCGCCGCCACTGGCATCACTTGCCGGAAACTTGCGGGAGACGGTGGCGCAGGCGGCAGAGCGGCTGCTGCATTTTTCGGATATCGAAGCCGGGCTGAAACCAGCTCCGCACAAATGGAGCCGCAAGGAGATACTGGGCCATCTCATCGATTCGGCGACGAATAACTATGCACGCTTTGTTCGTGGCCAGCAGGCGGAATACCAGGAGTTACCTTCCTACACGCAGGATTTCTGGGTGGAAGCCAGGCAATATCAGCGGGAGGACTGGAAAACGCTGGTCAGTCTATGGAAAAGCCTCAATGAGCACATCGCCTCCATCTTTCCGCTGATACCGGAAGCTGCACTGGGGAATATCTGTGTGATAGGGGCGAATGCGCCGGTCACCCTGCAGTATATCGCGGAGGATTATCTGCGGCATCTGCAACACCATCTTGGTCAGATCTTCCCGGTGCGGACGAGTTACTAG
- a CDS encoding GNAT family N-acetyltransferase: MQIIKATTDHLPQLAILFDAYRQHYEQAPDTEGAKAYLSERLSRSESVVYLAEDAGQIIGFTQLYPVFSSIGMKKAWILNDLFVHPDHRRKGAARALITASRILGENTDARYIMLQTQITNGQARALYEDTGFKRDEEFYYYYLSI; the protein is encoded by the coding sequence ATGCAGATCATCAAAGCAACAACCGATCATCTCCCGCAACTCGCCATACTTTTTGATGCCTACCGGCAACATTACGAACAGGCGCCTGACACGGAAGGTGCAAAGGCTTACCTCTCCGAACGGCTGTCAAGATCGGAAAGCGTCGTCTATCTTGCGGAGGACGCAGGGCAGATCATCGGTTTTACCCAGTTATATCCCGTATTCTCTTCCATCGGCATGAAGAAGGCCTGGATATTGAACGACCTGTTCGTTCACCCGGATCACCGCCGCAAAGGCGCGGCCAGGGCCTTGATTACCGCATCCCGCATACTGGGCGAAAATACGGATGCCCGTTACATCATGCTGCAAACCCAGATTACGAACGGGCAGGCGCGGGCGCTGTACGAGGATACCGGTTTCAAAAGAGATGAGGAGTTTTATTACTATTACCTGTCGATTTGA
- a CDS encoding NUDIX hydrolase, translating into MDTQQSPWLILSTAVQYDNKWIRLTEHQVINPNGGKGIYGVVHFKNLAIGVVALDEEMNIYLVGQYRFPLEAFSWEIPEGGGPLGEDPLLSAQRELLEETGLVAARWDPIVQLHLSNSVSDEAGIVYLARGLEQRTAEPEETEQLFIRKIPFETAYRMVKDHEITDSLSVAAIQKIKLMMLEGEL; encoded by the coding sequence ATGGATACACAGCAAAGCCCCTGGCTGATACTGTCAACAGCCGTGCAGTACGATAATAAATGGATACGGCTGACGGAGCACCAGGTGATCAATCCAAATGGCGGCAAAGGCATTTACGGCGTCGTGCATTTCAAGAACCTGGCCATTGGTGTAGTGGCGCTGGATGAAGAGATGAATATATACCTCGTGGGGCAGTACCGTTTCCCGCTGGAGGCATTCAGCTGGGAGATACCCGAAGGCGGCGGCCCCCTCGGGGAAGACCCGCTGCTTTCCGCCCAAAGGGAGCTGCTGGAAGAGACCGGGCTTGTCGCGGCCCGCTGGGACCCCATCGTTCAGCTGCATCTCTCCAACTCCGTGAGTGACGAGGCCGGTATCGTGTACCTCGCCAGGGGCCTGGAACAGCGGACTGCCGAACCCGAGGAGACCGAACAACTGTTCATCCGCAAAATACCTTTCGAAACCGCTTACCGGATGGTGAAGGATCATGAGATCACGGATTCCCTCTCCGTTGCCGCCATCCAAAAGATTAAGCTCATGATGCTGGAAGGGGAGCTTTGA
- the rlmB gene encoding 23S rRNA (guanosine(2251)-2'-O)-methyltransferase RlmB — translation MNHRFKPSPPKPKQSALIIGRQPLVEAMKAGKAIERIFLLKNASGDIIPQIRQLAAEQRVPINTVPVEKLNSLTQANHQGVVAVTAKVAYLDLQDVISHVVDSGETPLFLILDGITDVRNIGAIARSAVCCGAQAIIIPDRGIAALNEEALKSSAGALERISVCRVDSLLKAIDTLHLNGIKIMASEMEAEKQLFDCPWQEPVAVIMGSEDKGVYPALLKAADMQFHIPMKNGFESFNVSVAAGIILYEAMKQRMAAV, via the coding sequence ATGAACCATCGATTTAAACCATCGCCGCCCAAACCGAAGCAATCCGCGCTGATCATCGGCCGGCAGCCCCTGGTAGAGGCCATGAAGGCCGGAAAGGCCATAGAACGTATATTTCTCCTGAAAAATGCTTCCGGGGACATCATTCCCCAGATCCGTCAGCTGGCGGCTGAGCAGCGTGTGCCCATCAATACTGTACCGGTAGAGAAGCTCAACAGCCTTACACAGGCCAACCATCAGGGCGTAGTGGCTGTAACGGCCAAAGTGGCGTACCTGGACCTGCAGGATGTGATCTCTCATGTTGTAGACAGCGGCGAAACGCCGCTTTTTCTCATTCTTGACGGCATTACCGATGTGCGCAATATCGGCGCCATCGCCCGGAGCGCCGTTTGCTGCGGTGCGCAGGCCATCATCATCCCGGACAGGGGCATTGCAGCGCTCAACGAAGAAGCGCTCAAATCTTCCGCAGGCGCACTGGAGCGCATCTCCGTCTGCCGGGTGGACAGCCTCCTGAAAGCTATCGACACCCTCCACCTGAATGGCATTAAAATAATGGCCAGCGAAATGGAAGCGGAAAAACAGCTGTTCGATTGCCCCTGGCAGGAACCGGTAGCGGTGATCATGGGCTCGGAGGACAAAGGCGTATATCCCGCGCTGTTAAAAGCTGCCGATATGCAATTCCACATCCCCATGAAGAATGGTTTCGAATCCTTCAACGTATCCGTAGCTGCCGGCATCATCCTTTATGAAGCCATGAAGCAGCGGATGGCGGCTGTTTAG
- a CDS encoding AraC family transcriptional regulator yields MLISEHIIYNNLTMLHEIIAPPRHLEKYIRHFWVLEYDRITTGDSLFKVFARKFPRLVIQHNEGNSAIYEDQQHLPVSYLSGLNAVSYTCGIQPSVSITGVSFYPHAIKTFFRFDVSEMINELPDLCNFVPRAWISEIVETKDWRQRIAILVRFFTNRLLAAKEDDRLCAMSWQLIDLHPDLNTIRKISRACNISERQLERRFKACNGYSPKQFLRISRFEKSLLLLRNGGFGKLSDVAHALNYSDQSHFIREFREFSGHTPTEYLRMNKVYEENAAFIVKNDP; encoded by the coding sequence ATGCTAATTTCGGAACACATCATTTACAATAACCTGACTATGCTGCACGAGATCATTGCCCCGCCCCGGCACCTGGAGAAGTATATCCGGCATTTCTGGGTATTGGAATATGACAGGATCACGACCGGGGACAGTCTGTTCAAGGTATTTGCGAGAAAATTCCCGCGCCTCGTCATCCAGCACAATGAGGGTAACTCCGCTATTTATGAAGATCAGCAACACCTGCCGGTATCTTACCTCAGCGGCCTTAACGCTGTCTCTTACACCTGCGGCATACAGCCTTCCGTATCCATTACCGGCGTGAGCTTTTACCCGCATGCCATCAAAACATTCTTCCGGTTCGATGTATCGGAAATGATCAATGAATTGCCCGACCTCTGCAATTTTGTTCCGCGTGCCTGGATCAGTGAGATCGTGGAAACGAAAGACTGGCGGCAGCGGATAGCGATACTCGTGCGTTTTTTCACCAACCGGTTGCTGGCCGCCAAAGAGGATGACCGCTTGTGCGCCATGAGCTGGCAGCTGATCGATCTGCATCCCGACCTTAACACGATCAGGAAGATCTCCAGGGCCTGCAATATTTCAGAAAGGCAATTGGAACGGCGGTTCAAAGCCTGCAACGGCTATTCCCCGAAACAGTTCCTGCGGATCTCGCGGTTCGAGAAATCGTTGCTCCTGCTGCGCAACGGCGGGTTCGGCAAACTTTCCGATGTTGCCCATGCGCTGAACTATTCGGACCAGTCGCATTTCATCCGTGAATTCAGGGAATTTTCCGGGCATACGCCTACCGAATATCTCCGGATGAATAAAGTGTATGAAGAGAATGCCGCATTCATCGTAAAAAACGATCCCTAA